A single region of the Lycium barbarum isolate Lr01 chromosome 2, ASM1917538v2, whole genome shotgun sequence genome encodes:
- the LOC132623340 gene encoding subtilisin-like protease SBT3, producing the protein MGLVKGVPLLCLLFSWFLFVNSASEKRTTYIIHMDKSFMPKAFASHEQWHSSILETVKLKYTTTESYSNPTRVLYSYDNAFHGFSAVLSENELQVLEKLPGFVSAYADKMVTLDTTHTFEFLGLNPESGLWPASDYGEDVIVGVIDSGIWPESGSFKDDGITDIPSRWKGICEPGQEFNASMCNNKLIGVRYFNKGVKAMNPNITISMNSGRDTYGHGTHTSSTVGGNYVEGASFFGYATGTARGVAPRARLAMYKVLWDEGRSAADVLAGMDQAVADGVDVISISMGFNNLPLYEDPIAIASFSATEKGILVSASAGNAGVTPGRLHNGIPWVLTTAAGSVDRVLSGKLTLGNGQVITGWSMYPASALVNELPLIYNESISSCNSTSLSSFNYGIIICENGYVFDQIDNIARSSAPAAIYITDDPNIFQNEQFEYPGVVISPKDGATVISYAKSGANAVASISFQQTFVRSTPAPVVASYTSRGPSPSCQGILKPDIMAPGSLVLASWIPNVYAASIYPDIRLSNEFTMISGTSMACPHSSGIAALLKGAHPEWSPAAIRSAMITGAINIDNTNSPIKDSGLDYNIATPLAMGAGLVNPNFALNPGLIYDATSQDYVNLLCAMNFTRKQILTITRSSAYTCQNASLDLNYPSFIALYTSETATTLSQKFVRTVTNVGNGPANYSINMVVPSNTLISVAPPRLFFTSKYEKLSYTLIVEYRGNKTGEVVFGSLTWVDVIGLHAVTSPIVVAPMIHTW; encoded by the exons ATGGGATTAGTTAAAGGGGTTCCTCTTCTTTGTCTATTGTTCTCATGGTTCCTCTTCGTTAATTCAGCTTCAGAAAAAAGAACCACTTACATTATCCATATGGACAAGTCATTCATGCCCAAGGCATTTGCTAGTCATGAGCAATGGCACTCTTCAATTCTTGAAACTGTCAAGTTGAAATATACAACAACTGAAAGTTATTCCAATCCGACAAGGGTTCTTTATTCATACGACAATGCATTTCATGGATTCAGTGCTGTCTTGTCCGAAAATGAATTACAAGTTCTTGAAAAGTTGCCTGGTTTTGTCTCGGCTTATGCTGATAAAATGGTCACTCTTGACACAACTCACACGTTTGAATTCCTCGGTCTTAATCCCGAGTCAGGACTATGGCCAGCTTCTGATTACGGGGAAGacgtgattgttggtgttattgacAGTGGAATATGGCCAGAGAGTGGAAGTTTCAAGGATGATGGAATCACTGATATTCCTTCAAGGTGGAAGGGTATATGCGAGCCTGGACAAGAATTTAATGCTTCAATGTGTAACAACAAGTTAATTGGTGTTCGATACTTCAACAAAGGAGTTAAAGCTATGAATCCCAATATCACTATTAGCATGAATTCAGGTAGGGACACATACGGTCATGGCACGCATACTTCATCAACCGTTGGTGGAAATTATGTGGAGGGTGCTTCGTTCTTTGGCTATGCAACGGGCACAGCAAGAGGGGTCGCGCCACGTGCTAGGCTTGCTATGTATAAGGTCCTCTGGGATGAAGGACGCTCCGCTGCTGATGTGCTTGCTGGTATGGATCAAGCTGTCGCTGATGGTGTCGATGTGATATCCATCTCTATGGGATTTAACAATCTTCCATTGTACGAAGACCCTATTGCCATAGCTTCATTCAGTGCTACGGAGAAGGGCATTCTTGTTTCCGCTTCAGCGGGAAATGCAG GTGTCACTCCTGGAAGATTGCATAATGGAATCCCATGGGTCTTGACTACTGCTGCTGGCTCTGTCGATCGCGTCCTCTCTGGAAAATTGACTCTTGGAAATGGGCAAGTGATTACTGGATGGTCAATGTACCCTGCTAGCGCCCTTGTCAACGAATTACCACTTATCTACAACGAGTCAATATCGAGTTGCAACTCAACTTCCCTATCCAGCTTcaattatggaatcatcatatgCGAAAACGGATATGTCTTTGATCAAATTGACAACATTGCTCGATCTTCCGCCCCTGCTGCTATATATATCACTGACGATCCGAACATTTTCCAGAATGAACAATTTGAGTATCCTGGTGTTGTTATCAGCCCTAAGGATGGTGCAACTGTAATCAGTTATGCTAAATCCGGTGCCAATGCTGTTGCAAGTATTAGTTTCCAACAGACATTTGTGAGATCAACACCAGCACCCGTCGTTGCATCTTATACATCACGAGGTCCTTCACCGAGTTGTCAAGGAATTTTGAAGCCAGACATAATGGCACCAGGATCATTAGTCTTAGCATCCTGGATTCCCAATGTTTATGCAGCTTCGATATATCCGGATATTAGATTGAGCAATGAATTCACCATGATTTCag GAACATCCATGGCTTGTCCACATTCTTCTGGCATTGCTGCACTTCTTAAAGGCGCACATCCTGAATGGAGTCCAGCAGCAATTCGATCTGCCATGATCACTGGTGCCATCAACATTGACAACACAAATTCTCCCATTAAAGATTCGGGCCTAGACTATAATATAGCGACTCCTCTGGCTATGGGAGCAGGGCTAGTTAATCCAAACTTCGCCCTGAATCCAGGGCTTATCTATGATGCCACCTCACAAGACTACGTGAACCTGTTATGCGCCATGAACTTCACTCGGAAGCAAATCTTGACAATTACAAGGTCATCAGCCTACACTTGTCAAAATGCATCTTTGGATCTCAACTACCCATCATTCATCGCGCTATACACAAGTGAAACTGCAACAACATTGAGTCAGAAGTTCGTAAGGACAGTGACAAACGTAGGAAATGGACCTGCTAACTATTCTATTAATATGGTCGTGCCATCGAACACACTCATTAGTGTTGCTCCTCCAAGATTGTTCTTCACCAGCAAGTATGAGAAGCTAAGTTATACATTGATAGTTGAATATAGAGGCAATAAAACTGGAGAAGTTGTATTTGGATCCTTAACTTGGGTGGATGTAATTGGTCTTCATGCTGTGACAAGTCCAATTGTGGTTGCGCCAATGATTCATACTTGGTAA
- the LOC132627843 gene encoding subtilisin-like protease SBT3, giving the protein MANHIALCIWLLSILISIVQLAKSETYIIHMDLSAMPKAFSGHHNWYLATLSSVSDSSTSSKDFLSSKLVYAYTNAINGFSASLSPSELEAIKNSPGYVSSIKDMSVKIDTTHTSKFLGLNSEFGVWPRSDYGKDVIVGLVDTGIWPESKSYIDDGMTEVPSRWKGKCESGTQFNSSLCNKKLIGASYFNKGLLANNPNLTISMNSARDTDGHGTHTSSTAAGSHVEGATYFGYASGTATGIAPKSHVAMYKALWEEGVFLSDILAAMDQAIEDGVDVLSLSLGIDATPLHEDPVAIAAFAALEKGIFVSTSAGNEGPYYETLHNGTPWVLTVAAGTVDREFIGTLTLGNGVSVTGLSLYPGNSSSSESSIIYIDCQDDKELQKNAHKIVVCLDKNDSVSEHVYNVRNSKVAGAVFITNSTDLEFYLQSEFPAVFLNSQEGDKVLEYVKSDSTPNAKLAFQVTHIGAKPAPKVASYSSRGPSPSCPIILKPDLMAPGASILASWPQQSPVTEVTSGKLFSNFNIISGTSMSCPHASGVAALIKGAHPEWSPAAIRSAMMTTAYVLDNTESPIQDIGKKNAAATPLAMGAGHIDPNKALYPGLIYDATPQDYVNLLCGLNFTSKQIQTITRSSSYTCSNPSLDLNYPSFIGYFNQNSSESDPKRIQEFKRTVTNLQDGISVYTAKLTPMGKFKVSVVPDKLIFKEKYEKQSYKLRIEGPIIMDDTVDYGSLSWVETGGKYIVKSPIVATSIRVDPLTGHKIIS; this is encoded by the exons ATGGCAAATCATATTGCCTTGTGTATTTGGTTGCTTTCCATCTTGATTTCTATAGTACAATTAGCAAAGTCAGAAACTTATATCATTCATATGGATTTGTCAGCCATGCCAAAAGCTTTTTCTGGCCATCATAATTGGTACTTGGCAACACTTTCTTCTGTATCAGATAGCAGTACAAGTAGCAAAGACTTCTTGTCCTCTAAACTAGTTTATGCTTATACTAATGCCATTAATGGTTTCAGTGCAAGTCTTTCTCCTTCTGAATTAGAAGCCATAAAAAATTCTCCAGGCTATGTTTCTTCGATTAAGGATATGTCGGTTAAAATTGATACAACTCACACATCCAAATTCCTTGGCCTAAACTCTGAGTTTGGTGTATGGCCAAGGTCCGATTATGGCAAAGATGTCATAGTTGGATTAGTTGACACTGGGATATGGCCAGAGAGTAAAAGCTATATTGATGATGGGATGACTGAAGTACCATCAAGATGGAAAGGAAAATGTGAAAGTGGCACACAGTTCAATTCCTCTTTGTGCAACAAGAAACTCATTGGCGCTAGTTACTTCAATAAAGGCCTACTTGCCAACAATCCGAATCTTACCATTTCGATGAATTCTGCTCGTGATACAGATGGACATGGAACTCACACTTCTTCCACAGCTGCTGGAAGTCATGTAGAGGGTGCAACTTATTTCGGTTATGCCTCTGGCACTGCTACTGGCATAGCACCAAAGTCTCATGTGGCCATGTACAAGGCTTTATGGGAAGAAGGTGTATTTTTGTCTGATATTCTTGCTGCAATGGATCAAGCAATTGAAGATGGTGTAGATGTTTTATCTTTGTCATTAGGCATAGATGCGACTCCACTACACGAAGATCCTGTTGCAATAGCTGCATTTGCTGCATTGGAGAAAGGCATATTTGTTTCCACATCTGCAGGAAATGAAGGGCCTTATTATGAAACTTTGCACAATGGAACACCTTGGGTGCTCACAGTTGCTGCTGGCACAGTTGACCGCGAGTTTATTGGCACATTAACACTTGGAAATGGAGTTTCGGTCACTGGCTTATCACTTTATCCCGGGAATTCTAGTTCAAGTGAAAGCTCCATTATCTATATTGATTGCCAGGATGATAAGGAACTGCAGAAAAATGCTCATAAAATAGTAGTCTGCCTTGACAAGAATGATTCGGTCAGTGAGCACGTCTACAATGTAAGAAATTCAAAAGTTGCTGGTGCTGTCTTCATAACTAACTCAACTGACTTGGAATTCTACCTCCAAAGTGAATTTCCAGCGGTGTTTTTGAACTCTCAAGAGGGTGATAAAGTTCTTGAGTACGTTAAGAGTGACTCTACACCTAACGCGAAACTTGCATTCCAAGTGACACACATTGGTGCTAAACCAGCACCAAAAGTTGCTAGCTATAGTTCAAGAGGACCATCACCAAGTTGTCCGATAATTCTCAAGCCTGACCTCATGGCTCCTGGTGCCTCAATACTAGCTTCATGGCCACAACAATCACCGGTTACTGAAGTTACCTCAGGAAAACTTTTTAGTAACTTCAATATTATATCTGGTACATCAATGTCATGTCCACATGCTTCTGGTGTAGCAGCACTTATAAAAGGAGCACATCCTGAATGGAGCCCTGCTGCTATCCGGTCCGCCATGATGACCACAGCCTATGTATTGGACAACACAGAAAGCCCCATCCAAGACATAG GTAAAAAGAATGCTGCTGCTACTCCTCTAGCCATGGGAGCTGGCCATATTGATCCAAACAAAGCGCTATATCCCGGGCTCATCTATGATGCAACACCACAAGATTATGTTAATCTCCTCTGTGGACTGAACTTTACATCCAAACAGATACAGACCATCACAAGATCCTCCTCTTATACTTGCTCCAACCCATCATTGGACTTAAACTATCCATCTTTCATTGGCTATTTCAATCAGAACAGCAGCGAGTCGGATCCTAAAAGGATTCAAGAATTCAAAAGAACAGTGACTAATTTACAAGATGGTATATCAGTGTATACAGCAAAGCTCACTCCAATGGGTAAATTTAAAGTTAGTGTTGTACCTGATAAGTTGATTTTCAAAGAGAAGTATGAAAAGCAAAGCTACAAGCTAAGGATAGAAGGACCAATAATTATGGATGATACTGTGGATTATGGTTCGTTGAGCTGGGTGGAAACTGGAGGAAAATACATAGTCAAAAGTccaattgttgcaacaagtataagAGTGGATCCTTTGACAGGACATAAAATAATCTCTTAA